A segment of the Populus nigra chromosome 12, ddPopNigr1.1, whole genome shotgun sequence genome:
ACCCTTCAAAGTCTGCAACTTctattttgatacaaaaaaaaaaaaaaccatgaagggTGAGTCTAAAGATCCAGCTTTCAAGCTCTTTGGTAGGAAGATTCCTGTACCTGATACTCAGTTTCCGGCCGAACCACTAGCCAAGGTACTTACTTACAGGGATATGTGTATGTATATAATGAAATACCcattttggtttttggttttgagTTGGGGTTGTAGTTTAGTTTGCTAGCTGAAAGTCTTGAGATTTTATCTGGGTTGTTGGTTTTGTATTGGTTTTTGAACTAATAGATGTTTTAGGCTGTGTTTTGGTACAAGAAAGAATGAGCTTGAGCTTAAATGAATCTTGAAATGAATGTTGTAGAGGCTGTATGGTGTTGTTTCATGGTATTGGTTTATGGTTGAGTAAACGCTGGCATGGAAAAGTGGTCATTTCTTGATGGGAAATAAATAGTGAAGGTATTTGTGTTATGAGTTGTTGCAAGGCTTGtaggtaaaaaataaaggatgttATGTGTTGTTTGTAGAAAcatttttaatggaaaatagTGTTAAAAAGGAGGTGTCTATGCCATGTTCTGTTTCCTCTGTTGTTGAAACAGGAaacttcctttctttcttcGTTTTTCTCTTTCCATTTGCTTATTGTTTAGAAGGCATCTACCTGTTCGAGGAATGATAATAACTGTAACTttgaattttggaaaaaattggtcccagaaaatatataatttttttttaatgtgagatattCAAGATTGGCAATTTTTGTGCATGTGCGATTTTAGTTCGATGGTGAACATACTGTTTTCATTTCTGATTTTATCGTGAACTGGTGTGCATGGAAAGATGAAACTACTATTTTTAGGGAAATTTGTGAACTATTTCTGCTGTTCTTCTTTTATAAGGAGATAAAGCTTTGTGAAAATAGGTTGTGTGTTGCATTTGTTCTTCCTTGttcattttgaattaaattctgAAATATCTTCATATTTGATTCTAGTTTAATTGGAAAAATCTAAATTTCTAGACTAACATGGTAAAATACATAATATTGTGATCAGAGCTAAAATATCTTCATATTTGGTTTTCCAGTTGATGGGGGGGTAGTGGggctaaaaacaaataattcacCATAGTTTTTCTTGTGCTGTATCAAAAATTGATTCAATCATGCCAATCAAACTCCCAAgtgcttaattattttttcttggaaagttATAAGCAGGTTGATGATCAACTTCGTTTCCCATTCTTTGTATTCTGTCAAAAGTTGcctttttcattataaattttctgTTTCTTGAATCATGCTTGAATATGGTAATTCCAAATTTGGTGGCTGAGCATGATCCCTTCAAGGCACGCTCATTTGCGTTAATGACACAAATCTAATGTAAGAAGATAAGAAGGTAGCAGGAGTCCATTAATCTCATTtggaaatgaattaaattattatttgttttgttctcTTTATTGTTATTTAGGGTCTTCTGACATAAAGCTACTCTAATTAAATGCGGTGAAGATGTATCAGTCCCTTAATTTCATTTCACCTCtgctaatcatttttttctctctcataaattttcaattctatAACTagtctaatgtttttttttttctttgtttaatatcAGGGAACCTGCAGTGAGATAACAAGAGTAGAAACCAAGGGTCCTAGTGAAGACAGCTCAGAAGAACCTGAAATGTTCTCTGCTTCTGGACAAGACAAGGAAGAAAGCCAAGCTGCAATGCGAGTGAATGAGGCACAAGTAATTGCTAAGCCTAAGGAAGGTCCACTGGAGACTAATGGCATAGACCAAGAGAAAGTCCTTAAGAAGCCAGATAAAATTCTACCATGTCCACGATGCAACAGTTTAGACACAAAATTCTGTtacttcaataactataatGTCAACCAACCAAGGCATTTCTGCAAGAATTGCCAAAGATATTGGACAGCTGGGGGATCAATGAGAAATGTCCCTGTTGGTGCTGGCCGGCGGAAGAATAAGCACTTAGCCACTCAATATCGTCAGATATTAGTATCTTCTGATGGGATGCCTATTGCCAGAATGGAAAACTCAGACTCAATCAGTCACCAACTTCAATCTTCTGTTGAATCCGGAACCACCTTGAGTCCCTCAGTAGCAAATGGAATGGTTCTAAAATTCGGTCATGAAGCACCTCTTTGTGATTCCATGGAGAATGTGCTGAATCTTGGAGACCAAAAAAGATATGTTGAGATAAGTTCAGTCAATCGTCAAGATAATGTAGAAGAGCCGTCTTCATGTGGATCCTCCAAGACAGCGTCCAATGCTTGGGCAAACGAATTGAGGGAAAATATTATGCAGAAAGAGCAAGTTGATGTGCCAGCATCTTCTAACGAGCTCAGCGCACCAAATTCCCTGCCTTGTTATTCTGTTCCTTCATGGGTTTTTCCTTGGAACCCGGGTTGGAATAATGTTGCTTCCATGACCGCAGCTCAGCACTCCACTGGCCAGGCTTGCGTGACAAATATTCCCAATCAAGTTCAATTGTGCCCCACACCAATGTTGGCTGTTCCCAGCATTTGCCCTCCAAACATTCCTTTACAATTTGTACCTGCTTCTTATTGGGGTTGCATGCCCACATGGGCTGCTGGAACAAGAAATGTATCGAGTGGATCGAATGGCTGCCTTTCTCTATCAACCTCTCCTAACACCAGTTGCTGCTCAGGAAATGGCTCACCAACCCTAGGCAAGCATTCTAGAGATTCAAAATTTATGGAAGAAGAGAAGGCAGAAAAATGTATATTGGTCCCAAAAACACTAAGAATTGATGACCCAAGTGAGGCTTCAAAGAGTCCTTTATGGGCTACTTTAGGTCTTAAGCCTGACCAGAAGGATCCCGCATCAAAAGGTACTATCTTCAAGAATTTTGAAACCAAAGCAGAATGCTATGGCCATGTATCTGATATCACTCATGTACTGGAAGCAAACCCAGCAGCTCTTTCTCGCTCTCATACATTCCAGGAGAGTGGCTAAAGGACACCTGCTGAGATTTTCCATTGTGAACCTCACTTGCGTCCGTGATCTTCTCTAGGCATAACCATGGGGACGTGTTTTCTGTGGAGAGTATACCACATTGATTTTCCTTCACAGCGCATAAGATTTCTGCTCAACTAATTCTGATTGAAGTCTGAAAGGCAAGTTCTTCAGAATCAATTGCTACATGATCAGCGGTGCTGTCAACACATCTCTTCAAGTCGTCATTGTAAATAACAGAGGTTTAATGCGTGGTGGTGGTTATGGTCCGCGGCCTATTTTAGGTTCAACTAATACACTCATACCTATCTTACTGCTTGGAATCTGCAGAAAAATAAGATGAAGCTCTGGCCTGTATGTATAAATTAAAGCCATCATCCATTGGAAGGCTAACCAAAGTTTTCTGAAGTCCAGTATCTTTTCTCAAATGCTGTAATTTGTGTCCTCGTTTGCTATATCTCAACCATGTCAGCTGGAATAGTAAATCTCTTCTAGAGTTGTACTATTTTGCACTTGTTTACTGAATCTTTTTGTGCCCGAGTTTGTAAAGTTGAGTAATTTAGGTCATACCTAGGCTCAGAGTAAATTTCACCTGAAGTTCTTTTGGCTTGCTAGGGGCTCCAAGAATCATGTGTCTCAGAAACGAAAAGTGTACTATAGTATGAGTCATATAATTTGGAGAGAGAAATCAAAGATTATTCAAtccttcaaaatatatatttctgtcTGTTGTGGAAGCTTAGCAGGCATTTCGGATCATTTTATGTACTTTTCAAGAATATCCCAGGTTGACACTCCAGACGTGATGCAGGTAAAGATTGCCATGGTGGAGATGTCACATTTAAGGGAGAGAATCAGGAAGCAAACAAAGCATTAGCTGCTCATGTTTGGATACACGACATGTTGTAACGCCTGCTGGTACCACTGGAACTTTTAATAAAGTCTTGCAATATATCTAGGTTCACAGAAATTAATTTGCACTTTACAGTTCATATCTCCCACAACAGACAATTTTACTCGATGTGATGTAGGATTCCACTCCTTGCTTCATTTGTGAAAAGCTGGTCAAAATTCTCAACAGTTCGATGGTAAGTCTCACCTGTCCGCTTTTTCCTCCCAAATATTTTGTCACAGCTTTCAAGGCCTACCTCAATCAAAAGAATTTTCCTTCCTTGTTGATTTACAAAGAAACTAGTCTAAAACATCTGCTCTAGGCAAGTCAATTTTGTCCATGGATTCAAGTAATCAAATGCATTTCCTTGTGCCAGTCAGTACTTCCAACAGGGGAGAACCTTTTAAAACATGGTGAGTTTGTTTTTTGATCTTGTCTTTTTTAAGTTAGTGTATGTTCCATTTACATGCTTTCTTTAATCATAATAAAGCTGATCTTTGAACCTTTGcttatattcctttttttttccctccaaaTAATGTTCCATTTCCTATGTCAGGAACGATTCACCACTCTTAAGGAATATGTGCCTTGTGAGTCATCTCCTTGGAAAGAATGGTTTCAGCAATTTCCTAGATAAAGCCGTAAAGTCTTATCATCATTAAACAGATTAAAGCAGATTCCAACTCTTGCTTTTAAACCCTTCAGAAATGTTGTCAGGGGAAGGGTTTTTGTGTCCTTTATGACCTTTCCAGCATGTTTATCAGTTTAACTTTCAAAATCAAACGCCCTTTAGCACAATTATATGTGGGTCAAGTAATATTGCTCTTGGGAAAGATTTTTGAAGTCGCATCTTATGATATGCTTGTGTTTTAGACTCCTATGCTGCCtgacaacataaataaataagacgAGCTGAGGAAATTTCGAAGTTTCCTTTGAAAGTTTGGAAACAAGAAAGAATTGAGCAGAATAATATTTTGAGCAAAAGAAGCAAACAGTACTTGCCTTATTGTATTGCTTTTAATCTAAAACGTAAGACCAGCCAAAATCCTGAATTTGACAGATAACAGGAGATCAGCAGGATTTTATCTATTTATCTCTCTTAAACAGTTTAACAACGAGGATCTAAAACAAGACCTTCATGAGTGAAAACACACAGTAATTTCCtagtttcaaaaataaaaccaatttgaCAGTGtctttttctatattttgtttGCAAAGTACTGCAAGtgacttgaaaatatattttttaattgatcttaaTCTAGTAATATGTTGATTAATGGAACCAAATCTTTTAAAGTAAGTTTTACTTGGCGAAGCATATCTTGCTTTTGCTGATAAATAGTCAGAGcattaacaaacatttttttaatgttctttcGTGCAT
Coding sequences within it:
- the LOC133670255 gene encoding cyclic dof factor 3-like isoform X1, which translates into the protein MLSIICYFFRVETCLLISIWVLVSLLLLVPFKVCNFYFDTKKKKTMKGESKDPAFKLFGRKIPVPDTQFPAEPLAKGTCSEITRVETKGPSEDSSEEPEMFSASGQDKEESQAAMRVNEAQVIAKPKEGPLETNGIDQEKVLKKPDKILPCPRCNSLDTKFCYFNNYNVNQPRHFCKNCQRYWTAGGSMRNVPVGAGRRKNKHLATQYRQILVSSDGMPIARMENSDSISHQLQSSVESGTTLSPSVANGMVLKFGHEAPLCDSMENVLNLGDQKRYVEISSVNRQDNVEEPSSCGSSKTASNAWANELRENIMQKEQVDVPASSNELSAPNSLPCYSVPSWVFPWNPGWNNVASMTAAQHSTGQACVTNIPNQVQLCPTPMLAVPSICPPNIPLQFVPASYWGCMPTWAAGTRNVSSGSNGCLSLSTSPNTSCCSGNGSPTLGKHSRDSKFMEEEKAEKCILVPKTLRIDDPSEASKSPLWATLGLKPDQKDPASKGTIFKNFETKAECYGHVSDITHVLEANPAALSRSHTFQESG
- the LOC133670255 gene encoding cyclic dof factor 3-like isoform X2 — protein: MKGESKDPAFKLFGRKIPVPDTQFPAEPLAKGTCSEITRVETKGPSEDSSEEPEMFSASGQDKEESQAAMRVNEAQVIAKPKEGPLETNGIDQEKVLKKPDKILPCPRCNSLDTKFCYFNNYNVNQPRHFCKNCQRYWTAGGSMRNVPVGAGRRKNKHLATQYRQILVSSDGMPIARMENSDSISHQLQSSVESGTTLSPSVANGMVLKFGHEAPLCDSMENVLNLGDQKRYVEISSVNRQDNVEEPSSCGSSKTASNAWANELRENIMQKEQVDVPASSNELSAPNSLPCYSVPSWVFPWNPGWNNVASMTAAQHSTGQACVTNIPNQVQLCPTPMLAVPSICPPNIPLQFVPASYWGCMPTWAAGTRNVSSGSNGCLSLSTSPNTSCCSGNGSPTLGKHSRDSKFMEEEKAEKCILVPKTLRIDDPSEASKSPLWATLGLKPDQKDPASKGTIFKNFETKAECYGHVSDITHVLEANPAALSRSHTFQESG